In a single window of the Niabella ginsenosidivorans genome:
- a CDS encoding DUF1697 domain-containing protein, which yields MEKNGYQKIQTILQAGNIISDAPEKHSSKLQKKLETALTKTFNYPASGLVITMQRLQTAVTRPIQAQNGTVHRIFPLSGMQKYYYPMLKQKMKLAARTLPFILL from the coding sequence TTGGAAAAGAACGGTTATCAGAAAATACAAACCATACTGCAAGCAGGAAATATAATTTCAGATGCACCAGAAAAGCATAGTTCCAAGCTGCAAAAAAAGCTAGAAACAGCACTGACAAAGACCTTTAATTACCCTGCCAGCGGTTTGGTGATTACAATGCAGCGGTTGCAGACTGCTGTAACCCGGCCTATTCAAGCACAGAATGGGACGGTGCACAGGATTTTCCCATTATCCGGTATGCAGAAATATTATTATCCTATGCTGAAGCAAAAAATGAAGTTAGCGGCCCGGACGCTACCATTTATACTGCTTTAA
- a CDS encoding siderophore-interacting protein, giving the protein MPRIPKWLGDTMETVFSRMIIPVEVTGTEYLFPDLKRVIMEGDFTKARYAPGNVIEFRVTDTDFRHYTLSAFDREKGICEMLVYLHGRGVGSNWAATLKVGSRARLMGPGGKIKYKEAATRHFVFGDETSVGLMECITREAMKRGHTCYCLAELDPPHHSWTHRLGFQAVTVEKDYEPAARYAAESIAAMDAAFWQQWKDAAFYITGRAKSIQAVRRVLVQKGITLKNILTEPYWAEGKTGL; this is encoded by the coding sequence ATGCCCCGCATACCCAAATGGCTTGGTGATACAATGGAAACGGTATTCAGCCGGATGATCATTCCTGTAGAAGTTACAGGAACCGAATATCTTTTCCCCGATTTAAAAAGAGTGATCATGGAAGGAGACTTTACAAAGGCCCGGTATGCTCCCGGAAATGTGATCGAATTCCGTGTAACCGATACTGATTTCAGGCACTATACCCTATCTGCCTTTGATAGGGAAAAAGGCATCTGTGAAATGCTGGTCTATCTGCATGGCCGGGGTGTTGGCAGCAATTGGGCTGCAACCCTCAAAGTCGGAAGCAGGGCTCGGTTAATGGGGCCGGGGGGGAAAATAAAATACAAAGAAGCCGCTACCAGGCATTTTGTTTTTGGAGACGAAACCTCCGTAGGATTAATGGAATGCATAACAAGGGAAGCAATGAAACGCGGTCATACCTGTTACTGCCTGGCAGAACTGGACCCGCCGCATCATAGCTGGACGCACCGGCTGGGCTTTCAGGCGGTTACAGTTGAAAAAGATTATGAGCCGGCTGCAAGGTACGCAGCCGAAAGCATAGCAGCAATGGATGCTGCCTTTTGGCAACAATGGAAGGACGCTGCCTTTTATATTACAGGGCGTGCAAAGTCTATCCAGGCCGTTCGCAGGGTATTGGTACAAAAGGGCATTACCCTGAAAAACATTCTTACCGAGCCTTACTGGGCAGAAGGGAAAACGGGGCTGTAA
- a CDS encoding helix-turn-helix transcriptional regulator gives MQRKKTVSSMAMSISGNGSQWVDIGLEMDLFIPAVPLVIERTEKYSFPFGDAAVTQIGLPDIYIVYGDIIFKRSRLHFRAFDVPEMVELHFALSGGGTLYNAINNKKYSFAPLMQNMIYMPYLDGTGDYRSHENYRFFEVHFTKERFLSLAKDCGPVLQLFADDIAAGRYAQLAEENLPMSFAMHHCIQSMINCTYTGGLKLLFLQSKCIELLVLQAEAFEQSVHKRQSSVLKSAHDKECIYNARAYLLRHADAPPSLSELAKLSGTNEFKLKKGFRELFHNSVFGYLNDYRLSRARELLSSGSTIKQVAGDLGYSSVQHFSTAFKKKYGVTPGRLQE, from the coding sequence TTGCAAAGAAAGAAAACGGTTTCTTCTATGGCAATGAGCATTAGCGGAAATGGCAGTCAGTGGGTGGATATAGGTCTTGAAATGGATCTGTTCATTCCTGCTGTACCGCTTGTTATAGAGCGTACGGAGAAATACAGTTTTCCCTTTGGTGATGCCGCCGTTACGCAGATAGGGCTGCCGGATATTTATATTGTTTATGGCGATATTATTTTTAAGCGTTCCAGATTGCATTTCAGGGCTTTTGATGTGCCTGAAATGGTAGAGCTGCATTTTGCCCTTTCCGGAGGCGGCACTCTGTACAATGCGATTAATAACAAAAAGTATTCTTTCGCCCCGCTCATGCAGAACATGATCTATATGCCTTATCTAGACGGAACAGGTGATTATCGTTCCCATGAGAACTACCGCTTTTTTGAAGTACATTTTACAAAGGAGCGTTTTCTTTCGCTGGCTAAGGATTGCGGGCCGGTCCTCCAATTGTTTGCTGATGATATTGCTGCCGGGCGTTATGCGCAGCTGGCAGAGGAAAACCTGCCCATGAGCTTTGCCATGCACCACTGCATTCAGAGCATGATCAATTGTACCTATACCGGCGGGTTAAAGCTGCTGTTCCTGCAATCAAAGTGTATAGAGCTGCTGGTATTGCAGGCAGAGGCATTTGAGCAATCTGTTCATAAAAGGCAGAGCTCGGTTTTAAAATCTGCGCACGATAAAGAATGCATCTATAACGCAAGAGCATATCTGCTCCGGCATGCGGATGCGCCACCCTCGCTGTCAGAGCTGGCAAAGCTGTCCGGCACCAATGAATTCAAGCTCAAAAAAGGATTCAGGGAACTGTTTCATAACAGTGTATTCGGCTATCTGAACGATTACCGGTTAAGCCGCGCCCGGGAACTGTTATCATCAGGAAGCACTATTAAACAGGTTGCCGGGGATCTGGGCTATTCTTCAGTGCAGCATTTCAGTACCGCGTTTAAAAAAAAGTATGGTGTAACACCCGGCAGGTTGCAGGAATAG
- a CDS encoding ArsR/SmtB family transcription factor has translation MEARRDVFQAIADPTRRAIIGLVAEQPLNVNTIAGKFRVTRQAVSLHVKILTECGLIVVKQQGRERYCEARLERLNEISEWVEQYKQFWESKLDALEQYLSGIQKTKKYAKRKK, from the coding sequence ATGGAAGCGCGGCGAGATGTATTTCAGGCTATAGCAGACCCAACAAGGCGGGCCATCATTGGTTTGGTAGCAGAGCAGCCATTGAATGTAAACACGATTGCCGGAAAATTCCGGGTCACCCGTCAGGCCGTTTCGCTGCACGTGAAAATATTAACGGAGTGTGGGCTGATCGTGGTCAAACAACAGGGAAGGGAACGGTATTGCGAAGCCAGGCTGGAAAGGCTGAATGAAATTTCAGAATGGGTAGAACAGTATAAACAATTCTGGGAAAGCAAGCTGGACGCTCTGGAACAGTATTTATCTGGCATTCAAAAAACAAAGAAATATGCAAAACGAAAAAAATGA
- a CDS encoding SRPBCC family protein yields the protein MQNEKNDTAGRELRISRLLDAPVELVWEVWTDPGHIKNWWGPDGFTNTITKMELQPEGEWDLIMHGPDGTDYKNKSVFKEVVKHKKLVYEHISGPRFLATITFESRGNKTFIEWHMLFETKEVFIQTVKTFKADEGLKQNVERLNRYLQQKTDDPISITQELNAPVNKVWSAITSRAEMIQWYFEMIPAFEPIVGFETSFNVHTPDNKDYLHLWKVTEVIPQRRIVYNWKYKGSPGSSFVVWELTASDNKTILEFSHHGQSSFPKDNPDFARESCVKGWEYFISQRLKKFLEN from the coding sequence ATGCAAAACGAAAAAAATGATACCGCAGGCAGGGAACTGCGCATTTCCCGGTTGCTGGATGCACCGGTAGAGCTGGTCTGGGAGGTTTGGACGGATCCCGGGCATATCAAAAACTGGTGGGGCCCCGATGGCTTTACCAATACCATTACCAAAATGGAGCTACAGCCGGAAGGAGAATGGGACCTGATTATGCACGGGCCCGATGGAACGGATTATAAAAACAAAAGCGTGTTCAAAGAAGTGGTTAAGCATAAAAAGCTGGTGTATGAGCATATTTCCGGCCCAAGGTTCCTGGCAACCATCACTTTTGAAAGCCGTGGTAATAAAACATTTATTGAATGGCACATGCTGTTTGAGACCAAAGAAGTATTCATTCAAACCGTGAAAACATTTAAGGCAGATGAGGGCCTGAAACAAAATGTGGAAAGGCTGAACAGGTACCTTCAGCAAAAAACAGATGATCCTATATCCATCACGCAGGAGTTGAATGCCCCGGTTAATAAAGTGTGGTCTGCTATTACCAGCAGGGCGGAGATGATACAATGGTATTTTGAGATGATACCGGCATTTGAGCCCATTGTTGGTTTTGAAACAAGTTTTAACGTGCATACGCCGGACAATAAGGATTATCTGCATTTATGGAAAGTAACAGAAGTAATTCCCCAGAGGAGAATCGTTTATAACTGGAAATATAAAGGCAGCCCGGGCAGCTCATTTGTTGTTTGGGAACTGACGGCAAGTGACAACAAAACCATTCTTGAATTTTCCCATCACGGACAAAGCAGCTTTCCAAAGGACAACCCGGACTTTGCAAGAGAAAGTTGCGTTAAAGGCTGGGAGTATTTTATTAGCCAAAGGCTTAAAAAGTTTTTAGAGAACTAA
- a CDS encoding SRPBCC domain-containing protein: protein MTTQKTPAAAAQMLIRKPAPEVFNAFVDPEITKNFWFTKGSDKLETGKKVTWEWEMYNVIWTVTATEMIKDEKIILDESPAPTMIEFNFRTVGDGATYVTVKQYGFTETGDALVEKIKGATGGWTTVLDGAKIFLEHQIHPNFVADKFPKEAGINIKD from the coding sequence ATGACAACACAAAAGACACCGGCAGCAGCAGCTCAAATGCTGATAAGAAAACCGGCCCCTGAGGTTTTCAATGCATTTGTAGATCCGGAGATTACAAAAAATTTCTGGTTTACAAAAGGCAGTGATAAACTGGAAACAGGAAAAAAAGTAACCTGGGAATGGGAAATGTATAACGTTATATGGACGGTGACTGCCACAGAAATGATCAAAGACGAAAAGATTATTCTGGATGAGTCCCCGGCACCTACAATGATTGAATTTAATTTTAGAACGGTAGGCGATGGTGCTACTTATGTAACCGTAAAACAATATGGCTTTACCGAAACCGGGGATGCATTGGTAGAAAAAATAAAAGGAGCAACCGGTGGCTGGACAACAGTACTGGATGGAGCTAAAATATTTTTAGAGCATCAGATTCATCCCAATTTTGTAGCCGACAAATTTCCAAAAGAAGCAGGCATTAATATTAAGGATTGA
- a CDS encoding alpha/beta fold hydrolase, whose product MKQMTLFSVVLALTLAAYQRKRKTKAAGNTSTRSLNFKSGYSEVNGLKMYYEIYGQGKPLVLIHGGGSTIQTSFGRLIPFLAAHRQVIGVELQAHGRTGDRNTNLSFEQDAADVIKLLEHLKIPGADFLGFSNGGQTAIEIAIHYPEKVGKLILASAFYKRSAAAPQFWEGFDHATLSNMPQALQDGQLKANGNDTGALQNSFNKDVQRMKTFKGWTDDQMRSVKAATLVINSSEDVGSPESAVEMYRIIPHCELAVFPGGHGAYLGEVTFPDTDKRVQPAATRVIEDFLNKN is encoded by the coding sequence ATGAAACAAATGACGCTGTTTTCCGTTGTGCTTGCTTTGACTTTAGCAGCGTATCAACGGAAGCGGAAAACAAAAGCGGCCGGGAACACATCAACCCGCAGTTTGAATTTTAAAAGTGGCTATTCAGAGGTGAATGGGCTGAAAATGTACTACGAGATCTATGGCCAGGGAAAGCCGCTGGTGCTGATCCACGGCGGCGGCTCTACCATACAAACATCCTTTGGCCGGCTTATTCCTTTTCTGGCAGCGCACCGGCAGGTAATAGGCGTTGAATTGCAGGCGCACGGGCGCACAGGTGACCGCAATACAAATCTGAGCTTTGAACAGGACGCCGCGGATGTTATAAAGCTGTTGGAGCATCTTAAAATACCAGGGGCCGATTTTTTAGGATTCAGCAATGGAGGGCAAACAGCAATAGAAATAGCCATTCATTATCCGGAAAAGGTCGGCAAGCTGATCCTGGCTTCTGCATTTTATAAAAGAAGCGCAGCTGCCCCTCAATTCTGGGAGGGCTTTGATCATGCTACGCTGAGCAATATGCCACAGGCGTTACAGGATGGGCAGCTGAAAGCAAACGGGAACGATACCGGCGCATTGCAAAACAGCTTTAATAAAGATGTGCAGCGGATGAAAACCTTTAAAGGATGGACTGATGACCAGATGCGGTCTGTAAAAGCAGCAACACTGGTCATTAATAGCAGCGAAGATGTAGGTTCCCCTGAAAGCGCTGTTGAAATGTACCGCATTATACCACATTGCGAGCTGGCTGTTTTCCCGGGTGGTCATGGTGCTTATCTGGGAGAAGTGACGTTCCCGGATACGGACAAACGGGTGCAGCCCGCAGCAACCAGGGTCATTGAAGATTTCCTCAATAAAAATTAA
- a CDS encoding SRPBCC family protein: protein MQHEPIIIERTYNAPVQEVWEALTNAAALRRWFFDVPAFEARTGFEFEFLDKGKEGESYLHKCVVTEVEPFRKLAYSWRYEGFEGLSLVTYELQPDGNKTHIKLTHFGLETFPALKAFAKENFTEGWTALIGTLLKAYVEKARGKEQ from the coding sequence ATGCAACACGAACCCATTATTATAGAAAGAACGTACAACGCCCCTGTACAGGAAGTATGGGAGGCGCTGACCAATGCAGCCGCTTTGCGCCGGTGGTTTTTTGATGTTCCTGCTTTTGAAGCAAGAACCGGTTTTGAATTTGAGTTTCTGGATAAGGGGAAAGAGGGGGAAAGTTATCTGCACAAATGTGTGGTCACAGAAGTGGAGCCTTTCAGGAAACTGGCGTACAGCTGGCGTTATGAAGGCTTTGAAGGGCTTTCTCTGGTTACTTATGAATTGCAGCCCGATGGTAACAAAACGCACATTAAACTAACCCATTTCGGTTTGGAAACATTCCCTGCTTTAAAAGCTTTTGCAAAAGAAAATTTTACAGAAGGCTGGACAGCGCTGATCGGTACCTTATTAAAAGCGTATGTTGAAAAAGCAAGAGGTAAAGAACAATAA
- a CDS encoding amidohydrolase family protein — MLLLKRLLFLACCALLLASCNFRKEKTQTSSILLQDVLLIDGNGGAPLMHMDVRIRADSIAEIGRKLDTQHTLVIPMSGKTVMPALTSAHVHVGSLKGTANKPENYTRNNILSQLKKYADYGITNILVMGTDLPMLFQSGLRDSSVNNLLPGARLFSAGYGFGPPGFNTGHLYQPQRADQVPAQMDSLAQLRPAVVKIWVDDFAGHSRKMDTAVYRAVIREAHKHGLRVAAHVYYLADARRLVADGVDMLAHSIRDSVIDDNLVKQMKEKKVIYIPTLALDLFSFAYAGMPEWINDPFFKAALEPGVYEMITAPGYSAAAKNSPLYARNRHGFETALKNLKKLQDAGVLIAMGTDSGAQPIRVQGFSEHMELALMVQAGLTPLQAITAATKNAAHALKINAQFGTITPGKKADLLIINGNPATAISNTRNIAAVYKAGRQVSKGPKAP, encoded by the coding sequence ATGTTGCTTTTAAAACGACTCCTGTTCCTTGCCTGTTGCGCGCTGTTACTGGCCAGCTGTAATTTCCGGAAGGAAAAAACACAGACATCTTCTATCCTGCTCCAGGATGTATTACTTATTGACGGCAATGGCGGGGCGCCTCTAATGCATATGGATGTGCGCATCCGTGCAGACAGTATTGCTGAAATCGGCCGCAAACTGGATACACAGCATACCCTGGTGATACCGATGAGCGGCAAAACCGTTATGCCGGCACTGACCAGCGCTCATGTGCATGTGGGCTCATTAAAAGGCACCGCCAATAAACCGGAAAATTATACCAGAAACAATATCCTGTCCCAGCTAAAAAAGTATGCAGACTATGGCATTACCAATATCCTGGTAATGGGCACTGATCTGCCGATGCTTTTTCAAAGCGGCCTGCGGGACTCTTCTGTAAATAACCTGCTGCCCGGCGCCCGGCTTTTCTCGGCAGGATATGGCTTTGGGCCTCCCGGTTTTAACACAGGGCATCTTTACCAGCCGCAGCGTGCAGACCAGGTACCCGCCCAGATGGACAGCCTCGCGCAGTTGCGGCCGGCAGTTGTAAAGATATGGGTAGATGATTTTGCGGGGCACAGCAGAAAAATGGATACAGCCGTTTACCGGGCTGTTATCCGGGAAGCCCATAAGCACGGGCTAAGGGTTGCTGCGCACGTCTATTACCTTGCCGATGCGCGCAGGCTGGTGGCAGACGGGGTGGATATGCTTGCGCACAGTATCCGCGACAGTGTGATTGATGACAACCTGGTAAAACAAATGAAGGAAAAAAAGGTAATCTATATCCCCACCCTGGCCCTGGACCTTTTCTCTTTTGCCTATGCCGGTATGCCGGAGTGGATCAATGATCCTTTTTTCAAAGCAGCTTTAGAGCCCGGTGTCTATGAAATGATCACGGCCCCCGGCTACAGCGCTGCTGCAAAAAATAGCCCATTGTATGCAAGAAACCGGCACGGCTTTGAAACAGCCCTTAAAAATTTAAAAAAGCTGCAGGATGCCGGTGTACTTATTGCAATGGGCACAGACAGCGGCGCTCAACCTATACGCGTGCAGGGCTTTTCAGAACATATGGAGCTGGCCTTAATGGTACAGGCAGGCTTAACACCGTTGCAGGCTATTACCGCGGCCACAAAGAACGCGGCACACGCATTAAAGATCAATGCACAGTTTGGCACCATCACTCCGGGCAAAAAAGCCGATCTGTTAATTATAAACGGAAACCCTGCAACAGCTATCAGCAATACCCGGAATATTGCAGCAGTTTACAAAGCAGGCAGGCAGGTAAGCAAAGGCCCGAAAGCTCCATGA
- a CDS encoding TonB-dependent receptor: MKQLTFLLSVFIIPVILFAQTGHIRGTITTADGQPAPAITITLEGTRHTVISNEKGLYEIRAVQPGFWTLSVSAIGTRVQQREVNLQAGDTVIADFVINETAQQLDEVLVSSHRNTEHASVSLRLKTPLLETPQNIQVVDQSALAAQQVISMSDGVIRNVSGATRLEHWGDLYTNITARGSQIQAFRNGFNVVASYWGPLTEDMSFVDRIEFVKGPAGFMLANGDPSGLYNVVTKKPTGITKGEVNLTLGSFDLYRGSLDLDGALSKNRKLLYRFNIAAQNRGSHRDYEYNNRYVIAPVISYQVDDHTKLTLEYNGQFARMTELGSYYIFSKYGYGTYPRNLTFTNPGLPPTTINDHSGYVTLEHSFDRNWKITAQGAYFNYQQTGMSSWPSYMDSVTGSVIRNIGIWDAKSTMALGQVFLNGEFYTGNARHRLLAGIDAASKSYYADWGQSHNLDTLGALFDPTHPTYGVPVNGYPEFDRSKPIEERAIAAWGIQKQRYSSIYVQDEIAFFKEKLRLTLAGRYTDVSQVYGVDVPYSTAKHFTPRVGLSYSIGKTASVYALYDQAFIPQTGVLTNGGAIKPITGNNMELGIKKNWFHDKWYTTLSVYRILKQNELTTDPHSQSNPATSIVLGEKVAKGIEFDVRGTVLPGFTVMANYALTDGRVTKVAPGAEDIYTVGEIVPGYAKHTTNAWLSYELQKGALQGLGISGGFTWLKERHTDWFGANGKLPDYFKLDGGLFYAKNRYRITLNVFNILNRYLYSGSYYPLPASLTDNSIMTPAYYYQTEPPRNLRISFSYHF; the protein is encoded by the coding sequence ATGAAACAACTGACATTTCTGTTATCCGTATTTATTATTCCGGTCATTCTTTTTGCCCAAACAGGCCATATCAGGGGGACAATTACAACAGCAGACGGCCAACCTGCCCCGGCCATAACGATAACGCTTGAAGGTACCCGGCATACCGTTATCAGCAACGAAAAAGGTCTTTATGAAATAAGAGCCGTACAACCGGGCTTCTGGACTTTGTCCGTTTCAGCTATAGGAACCAGGGTGCAGCAGCGGGAGGTCAATCTTCAGGCCGGTGATACGGTAATTGCCGATTTCGTTATTAATGAAACCGCACAGCAACTGGATGAAGTATTGGTCAGCTCACATAGAAATACGGAGCATGCTTCTGTTAGCCTTCGTTTAAAAACCCCATTGCTGGAAACGCCCCAAAATATACAGGTAGTGGATCAAAGCGCGCTCGCCGCACAGCAGGTCATCAGCATGAGCGATGGGGTAATACGCAATGTAAGCGGCGCTACCCGCCTGGAGCATTGGGGCGACCTTTATACGAACATTACAGCAAGAGGATCCCAGATTCAGGCCTTCCGCAACGGGTTCAACGTTGTGGCTTCCTATTGGGGACCGCTTACGGAAGATATGAGCTTTGTAGACAGGATCGAATTTGTAAAAGGGCCTGCCGGCTTTATGCTGGCCAATGGCGACCCAAGCGGCTTGTATAATGTGGTAACCAAAAAGCCTACAGGCATTACCAAAGGTGAAGTGAACCTGACACTCGGCAGCTTTGATCTGTACAGGGGAAGCCTGGATCTTGACGGTGCGCTCAGTAAGAACCGGAAATTATTATATCGCTTCAATATTGCCGCGCAAAACAGGGGTTCACACCGCGATTATGAGTACAATAACCGCTATGTGATCGCCCCGGTGATCTCTTACCAGGTAGATGACCATACAAAACTGACCCTGGAATATAACGGTCAGTTTGCCAGGATGACGGAATTGGGCTCCTATTATATCTTTTCCAAATACGGATATGGCACATATCCCCGGAATCTCACATTTACCAATCCCGGGTTACCGCCTACCACAATCAACGACCATAGCGGGTATGTGACATTAGAGCATTCGTTCGATCGTAACTGGAAAATTACGGCCCAGGGAGCTTATTTTAACTATCAACAGACAGGTATGAGCTCATGGCCTTCCTATATGGACTCTGTTACAGGAAGTGTGATCCGGAACATCGGCATCTGGGACGCCAAGAGCACGATGGCATTGGGGCAGGTATTTTTGAACGGAGAGTTTTATACCGGCAACGCCAGGCACCGGCTGCTGGCGGGGATTGATGCCGCCAGTAAGAGTTATTATGCGGATTGGGGGCAATCGCATAACCTGGACACCCTGGGCGCGCTCTTTGACCCCACCCACCCTACTTACGGAGTACCGGTGAACGGTTATCCGGAATTTGACCGCAGCAAGCCTATTGAAGAAAGGGCCATAGCAGCCTGGGGCATACAAAAGCAGCGGTATTCCAGCATATATGTTCAGGATGAAATCGCCTTCTTTAAAGAAAAACTAAGATTAACGCTGGCCGGCCGTTACACGGATGTGAGCCAGGTTTATGGGGTAGATGTACCTTACTCTACTGCAAAACATTTTACCCCCCGGGTGGGATTAAGTTATTCTATCGGCAAAACAGCTTCGGTTTATGCGCTCTATGACCAGGCTTTCATACCGCAAACAGGGGTATTGACTAACGGAGGTGCAATAAAACCGATTACAGGAAACAATATGGAACTGGGCATCAAGAAAAACTGGTTTCACGACAAATGGTATACGACCCTGTCAGTTTACCGCATCCTGAAACAAAACGAGCTGACTACCGATCCGCATTCACAATCCAACCCTGCTACCAGCATTGTATTGGGTGAAAAAGTGGCTAAAGGCATTGAGTTTGATGTAAGGGGAACTGTGCTGCCTGGCTTTACGGTTATGGCTAACTATGCACTTACTGATGGCAGGGTTACCAAAGTGGCTCCGGGAGCGGAAGACATTTATACCGTAGGGGAAATTGTTCCCGGTTATGCAAAACATACGACCAATGCCTGGCTCTCCTACGAATTACAGAAAGGCGCCTTACAGGGGCTGGGAATATCGGGGGGCTTTACCTGGCTGAAGGAACGTCATACAGACTGGTTTGGTGCCAATGGCAAGCTGCCGGATTATTTCAAGCTGGATGGAGGTCTGTTCTATGCAAAAAACAGATACAGGATCACGCTGAACGTGTTTAATATACTGAACAGGTATTTGTACAGCGGTTCCTATTACCCGCTCCCCGCTTCATTAACAGATAATTCAATTATGACGCCGGCTTATTATTATCAAACGGAGCCACCCCGCAATTTACGGATCAGTTTTAGCTATCATTTTTAG